The DNA segment ATCAGGTGCTCTGTTGTTTTCATAGCTGATGTATGGAAAACCTCCAAGCAGATGGAATAGATAGAGATACATTAAAGTGTGAACAGTGTGGTTTTAGAAGGTCTTTTCGGCAAACAGGTTCAAATCCCCACTCATCCAAAAGGCTTGTGGAATAACACTGGACCAGATAGCCCTAGACTTTCAGCCTAATTTGCCTTGTTAAGTAAGCTAATTAGCCTGATTTCTTGTTAGGAAATAAATTAgtatttaatatataaaactaCAAAGCTTTTGCTCTCTCATAAGCCCAGCttaataatttttcttttagGTTTTGCTGCCTCTCATAATTTCTTGGTTTATTTTGGCTCTGACATTTGCCAAAGAGCAACATTTACCCTTGTTTGCCATAGTTAATCAGTTTGTGCACATTTGTAGTAAATAATCAGTCTTAAGCAAAACAGGGTTGCTTGGGGATTCAACGGTTGTAGTTTCTTAGCTTTCAAGAGCTGGAACGGGGTATAGAGAGTTATTGCTTACAATGGAAAACTTTTTGATAGCATATTCACTTTGCGTTCTCTTCTTTTTGCTCCTGCCAGAAACCACATATCCCTTCTGAACTCACAGGTGGCTGCCATGGCTTCTCCCGGAAATACATGCATTGGCAAGAGGAACTCATCTTGGGGGGCACAGTAAAAGATCCTCAAGGAAAACTGCAAAAGTAAGTTGGATTGTGAGTCCCTCTGTATTTTGGAAAGGTTTCTGTTTTGGAATAAACGTGGCAACTAAGAGATTCTGCCTGCAGATCAGGTGACTTCCCTTTGCACAGAGGAAAATTAAAGATGATGGTCAGTGCCGTCCAGTACATTTGTTTTTCGACTCAAAAAGAAGGACATGCCGCTGGGAAATGAGTGGACTTCACTCTTCCTCCTCTACCCTTTGGAATGGTGCTATATTGGCCCCTGAGCCAGCATGTAACTTGATGCTTCTGAGGCTTCAATTTCTGTGAGTGATGGGTGCATGTCTATGGCCTGACCCCGGGAACAACTGGCAAGTATTTCTCAACCATGGGTTTTATGTTGATCCCTGAAGCCTGGGCTGTTATCCCTTCCTTCCTGAAGTTACTGCTCACCCCAACCCCTTCCACTTAATGTGGATGCTATCTTAAAACTAAAACACCTGTTTTTACTACTCTGAACGGCAGATTCTAGAGGGAGCTCAAATATAGGCAAATTTGAGCTTCTCAACAGAATCTGATCTTCAAAATTGTTCCCCATACCAAGATTACTTTGGAAATTTGGTCCTTTTCCAATCTCTTTCATCCTTTGTACAATGCTGGGTCCATAGCCAGTTATTGGCCAGATTACTGCTGCTTAAGTATAGAAGGACACATGCCACATCCTGGTGCAATCAGGATCATCATTGAATTTCCTCATATACATTATGCATGTAGAAAGAAATTATTATGGATGCCTCTGTCCCTGAACTCTTTCATGTCTGGCAAGGTAAAGGGCGGTAGACAAACggtgaaaaataaaaattgctgatgagaagagaaatagctgttttcatttttaaaataataaatgccaCAAAGCAACTAAGAAATATAAAAGTATGCTCCCTTCTTTTCAAAGGTTTAGATGCAAGTACAAGATATTCTAGAAAGTAAACCTTTGTGTCTCTTTCAGTACATGAAGGCTTGTGTTTTCGAATGAGTTGAACAACATGGTGGCTATTCTTGGAGCAATAGCCAACCTGTTTCCCAGGAAACCAAGGAGAACATTACAGCATCATTCATTTTGCATTAAGTTTAGAATTTTGCATTAAGTTTAGAATGTGTATATGGAGCATTTGCTTGGGCTGAAGGAAATGCTGGAAATAAACTTCTGAAAGAACTGATAGTGCCAAAAGAAAAGTAGAGTTCCTGTTTTCTATCTCAGACTGGGTAGAATGCTTTGGCTGCAGAGTTTGGGCAGAAGAAGGGGGTCTCTAAGCCCGCttctctttctccagagctgaaGCCCTGCAAAGCATGTTCCTGCTGATGAGCCCACGGCAACTTTACGAGCACTACCGGGATGACTACGAGATACATGATATCAGCTGGAGCGAGGAGAAGGCTGCCGCTGTGCTGGAGGCCTGGCAGCGGGAATTCGTTGAGGTGAGGTGCCAATAGGGCTATTCTGGCAGTGGCCCGATGTGGGCTGCCTGATGCAAGTATGGAATGAGAGTTGAAAAGCGGCATGCAGAACGCAGCACAAATATGTGTCGGTGAGGAGGGGATTATATATCATGCAAAGCTATGTTCAATATTtgcttataaatataaattatttctgaCTGCTTGTGCATGACTGCTTATAAATACTACTAAGCAGACGTCTTtctttaacaagaaaaaaaaaacccaccaattaTTGCCCAGGCTAAGATTTGAATATATGATAATGTGTGGCAACATAGAAGCTGAACCATGCTTAAAAATCTCTTTGACATCTtatgacctatttatttatttatttagttattcattcatttatttatttatttatttatttatttagttatttatttgatttttataccgcccttctcccgaaggactccgggCGGTTCTAGTGATACAAAATGCTCAGCCAAATAGGGACCGTATAGAAAGTATCGGCAAGAGATTTATTGTACTTGAGTGGATTCTAGGATGGACATAATTGGCAAGCCAAGTAATAGGATGATTGAGGCagattccctcccctccccctgggAAATGCTTCAGTTTTTGTGCAAGACAATTAGTTAATTGAGCAATAGGTTGTttgtgagcataggctttccttAGGAGCATGCTAGGCATATCTGTGAGGAAGATTGTTTTATTATATGAATGTCGGCAAAACCTTACACATGTTTTCTTAGATGTTTTTCTTGCACTGTCTTACCAATTTTGTCTCTTTCCAGGTGGCCCAGGAATCTCTGCCTTCAAATTATTCTCAGACTATTCATGCCTTCTCTACCACCACACTCAGTGATATCATGAAGTCCTTTTCAGATGTGAGTGCCATCCGGGTGGCTGGTGGTTACCTGCTAATGGTGCGTAGCggcttctttccatctttccctcCTTATTTATTTCACTATAATTATGGACAATGAATACTTTTCCCATTCCTACTCTTAGCCTTACGATTTCCGTTTTCATCCCCTTGCAGCTAGCGTATGCTTGCGTCACCCTGCTGCGGTGGGACTGCTCCAAATCGCAAGGTGCTGTGGGCCTGGCTGGGGTTCTCCTTGTTGCCCTTTCAGTAGCAGCAGGACTTGGACTTTGCTCCTTGCTTGGAATTTCATTCAATGCAGCCACCACTCAGGTACGCTACCCACATTTGAGAGGTTCAGAtttcctgatttaaaaaaaaaatctgtgaccTTTCAttcttattgtttcttttctttctattctgcCAACATTATTTatactggcttaaggttgactcagccttccatccttctgtggtcggtaaaatgaggacccagattgttgggggcattgaGTTGGATTTAGCCCATTATCCTAGCATAGCATTATGAATATGTTGAATTGTAGAGAATATTTCAAACTTGGGGTTACTCTTGGGGCTTCAAAATTATTCCCGTACTGCTTTCAGCTCTCAAAAGCCTATAGCCTTTTGGCTACTACTTTCACATTCAGAGGTGTTTGAGGAAATGTAGAGCTAGGGCTAAGCATTGCTATTCCTTTGATTATGGTCAGATCTTTTACATCCCATTTAGAAATATGCCTATGAAATCCCTGTTCTAATCTTCAAGGCAAGGAGAGAAAATATTAGCATCTTTTAATTCCTAAGCCCAAAAGCTCAACTAACAATTTATCAAGAttcccagtgtctacttccagccATTCCCTTTCCTGCATAGACTAAGATCTATGTCTAATTTTGTAAAAGCTGGATAGGTCCTGATCATGTCCCTTTTGTTACACTTCCATCCTGATCTGTACAGGTGCTGCCTTTCCTGGCACTTGGCATTGGCGTGGATGACATGTTCTTGCTAGCACATGCCTTCACAGAGACTAGTCAGCATGTCCCTGTCAAAGTAAGTATAGCTGTCTAGATTCTGAGATCCTGTGTACTGCCAGTTGTACCCTCAGCCTTTATTGTCCATCCATTCTGAGTTTGTGTTGCTCATTTTTACATTTCTTACCGAGGAACGGACTGGTGAATGTCTACGGCGTAGTGGCACCAGTGTGGCGCTCACATCTGTCAATAACATGATTGCCTTCTTCATGGCTGCCCTTGTGCCTATCCCTGCGTTGCGTGCCTTCTCTCTACAGGTAAGCTCTTCTGCTAACAGGTTTCATACAATATGCTTATAGAATCATAGTATCCTAAAGTTGAAAAGGACCTTAGAAGTCACCTACAAGTGAAATCCCCTGCCGTTTTTCCCTGCTTTTACGTAAGAGCCAAACCTTTATTCTGCATCTAGATGCTATTGCTGATGGCAGCAGTTTTCCATATGAATGGAACTACAGTGGAGAGTAGAATATCTCCTTCTATTTCATAGTGTGTCCCCCAGACTGCCTATCTGTGAAGAAAACAGAAGAGCAAATGAGATGCATAAAGGCGTGTGCAGCTCTCCCTTAGCATCTCTGGCCTCTTTTAGAAAGCAGAATGATCCATTCAATTAAAGGCAATTAGTGGTAGAAGAATCAATTCTCATATTTATAAAAGATTCCCTTATCAAGACATTGGAATCTTCaattctttgcttttttaaaagaaaaatctgctTGTTTATTTCAGGCTGCAGTAGTGGTTGTTTTTAACTTTGCCATGGTGCTGTTCATTTTTCCTGCCATTCTGAGTCTGGATCTTCACAGGCGTGAAAACAAGAGGCTTGATATTCTCTGCTGCTTCTACAGGTACtgtcttaggagtggggtgaagAGTACTCTAACACTTTTTCTGGGCTTCTAAGAGAGGAGAATAATTTGAAAAAGCACTTAGATACAGCAAAGAAAATCAAACTCAGGTCTAAgaaaagtgtcaaagcccaccaAAAGCAATATATTAGTTTTATTCCTGTCAAAAATTTATCTCTTAAAAACAAAGGTTTAAAAATTGACATGCAGGATCTAAAACTGGGAGAGTGCTGCCTTTCCTCTTCATTCCAGAGTCTGAAAATTCTGTCTGGTCATAACTAGGAAATGTATCTTTACAGCATGAAAATCAATTCTAGAATTGTGTACCTGCCTTTTCTGTAACAGTTTTCAATGATTTCTTCCCCCTGCAGCCTCTGTTCTGCCCGTGTCATCCAGATCCAACCGCAAGAATATGCTGATGTGAATGACAACCACACCGCACCCACTTATCCCCATGGCCATCCAGCCCTGGCGACCAGCACACATATCACTACCACTGTGCAGGCCTTCACTCAGTGTGACTCCTCTGGGAGACATGTAGTCACTATTTTACCACCCACACAGCATGTGTTTACCACTCCCTCCACTCTCCTTCCTGCCAATCCTCTGGGCTCACAAATCTTCACTCCTGCCAGTTCCACTCGGGATCTTCTGGCACAGCTAGATGAAAGCAAAGGAGCCCAAGAATGTGTGCCCTTGCCGATTTGTCGATggaacctttccagctttgctcGTGATAGATATGCACCCATCCTGCTGCAGAGCCAAACTAAGGTAGGCAGCACAGAATCATTttcaagaaggtttttttttgagGGGCGGGGAGAAGGGAGCATCTTGATCTGCGTAGGAAAAAAAGACTATCATCCTGGACACAAATTTGCGATTCGAGGAGTAAAGCCAGTTGGAAACTAAATTTCCCTGACTATCTCAACCAAATGGAAATGAGAGTTGTGTTCCTTTGCAAACAATGTATTCACTGTGTACTTCTAATAAACTCCGAGTTGGTTGTGCCTTGCCAAGTCAGCCCACAAGAGGGAAATATTTATCATAGCAGATATGGATCCTTTGTGCATCTAGTCAGTTCAAAATGGGAATTgaataaattaagataaaatgGCTAGGTTTGAAGGGTAACTCGCACCACTCATTCAGGCATTAGGATCTCCCACCAGGGGATTAAGCATAACTAGCCTGCAGGAACGTCTAGCTCCCTTcctggaacattaaaaaaaatagttcaagcACATCGCAGATGTTTCATCTGgcgcatccacagccattctctGTACTGAAGGAGACACTAGAATGACTTTATTTCATCTCATACATAGAAAAAGTACTTGGAGCTGAATGAACCGGGAAGCAATGGTTTCCTCCATTTTATCATCCATAGATTGCCTTTGGGCAGCATAAGATGCAAAACTTTGCCTGTCTGCTTCATCCTGCATTGATAACTGATTCCACCTGGGGCAAGGCTTCCAGTAGCATCATCTGACCTATCATCCAACCCTGGATATAAAATTTCCAGAGAATCAAATGGGCCAAATCTTATgataaacaaaagagaaaaaactggattATGCAAAGGGGATACTGTTTGTTGACAACCATCTTGacactttccccccctccccccgcttttTCAGGGAATTGTGGTAGCTCTATTCCTAGCCCTGTTGGGCCTCAGCCTCTATGGTACAACCAAGGTGCATGATGGACTCTATCTGACGGATATTGTACCACGAAGTACAAAGGAGCATGCCTTCATTTCAGCTCAATTCAAGTATTTCTCCTTTTACAACATGTTTGTGGTAACGAATGGAGGCTTTGACTACCCAAGCTCACAGGAAGCTCTTTACAGCCTGCATCAGGCCTTTGCTGCCATCCAGTATGTAGTACGTGAGGAAAACCGTCAGTTGCCAAAGATGTGGCTGCACTACTTCCGAGATTGGCTACAAGGTGAATTAATCTGTCTTTACAATTCTCTTTTCTTAGACTGCAATCTCTGTCTCTAAAGGCATCAAAAGGGATGTTTTCCGGTTCTCATTGCAGGATGCTTTGAGTGTAAACCTACGGGTATTTCAGGGGCAACCAGGATTTTGTACTTTGTTTAACAAGATCTGTCCAGGGAAGAAAAGTTTAGATCTCTGTTTCATAACTGCACTCAGGATAAGATGTATTCTAGGCTACCAGAAACCCTAATAGAATTTTCTGTAGATATTTTAACCCCAACAACATTACCATCAGAGCTGTGTTTCATATAGGAATTGGTTATTTGTATTTTGCACAGAGGTAAACTTAGGTTGGCAGTGTTTATTTGTACACAGAAAGTAATGTGTACAGATATCCTGCTGCCCACATAGGACATACACAACCACAGATTATTTCCTACCCTCTAGAACTGAAACTGTGTTCTTATAAGTTAATGTTAGTATTGTTGCATGCAGAAACTGGAGGCTAGGGAATACATGCTggaatattttcttgaaaactaGGAAAATAgtgtcttccttcttctttctcccactGTTAAAACATCTGTGGATGCAGATATTAGTCATATTGTACTGTTCTTATTTGTCAGTAAGTTGTTGGGTAATAATCATATATTCCTATATTGCTTAACTGTATTAAATACCTTGTGTGTAAGAGTTCAAAGTCAGTTTCTCTTCACTGTGTAAATACTATCCTGTGCAACCTGGCCAAAATTATTGTGATATAGCATAAGAGCAATGGTACGAAGAGGGGAGGTGCTAAATATGGACAGATCTCTTGGAGTGCTCTCATTTAATTTTACACTCTCTGAATGCCAGATCTACAGGCAGCCTTTGATCAAGACTGGGAAGCCGGGCACATCACCCGGGAAAATTATCGGAATGGTTCGGAAGATGGTGTTCTTGCTTATAAACTCCTTATCCAGACGGGCAACAAGAAAGAGCCTTTCAACTTAAATCAAGTAAGCATTAAGACTAACTCAGTAAGTTGGCAGGGAGAAGAAAGCGGATAGATGAACCATAAGAATGAATAATATAGTAACCAAGAAGAGAAtttctgcaatatatatatatacaaatatatagggAAAGGAGTGTTTCCCTGCTGGCGGTTATATGAAGGGTGTTTCTTGGAAATAAAAGTTTGAAGGGACATGAAGGATCTGCATTCTTATGGAGATTTGAGTTTTATCCTGCTCAACTCCCTCATTTTTCCATCTGCCCCACAGCTGACAACTCGCCGTCTGGTCGATGAAAATGGGATCATTCCCCCTGATATATTTTACATCTGCTTGACAGTGTGGGTGAGCAACGACCCCCTTGGTTTTGCTGCTTCCCAGGCCAACTTCTATCCACCACCCCCGGAATGGATCCATGACAAATATGATGCTACCGGTGAAAATCTTCGAAGTGAGTATTTATGAAAGTTCCATTTCCATTCAGCCTTGTACCACATTTCAATGTTTCAGCCCAAGTCTCATTCTGTCATACCATAAAGCTGCATAAATGGAATCATCTGCCTAGCTTCATAATTTGGTGGCCATTGGGCAAAGGGGGACAATTAATCTTGGGGCCTAGAAACAAGAGAGGGCCAGGAAGTCACTTTTTCTAATGGCTGCCTTTGCTTCCTCTAGTCCCAGCTGCACAGCCTCTGGAGTTTGCTCAGTTCCCCTTCTACCTCAATGGCCTTCAACACACATCAGACTTTGTGGCAGCTATCCAGAGTGTGCGTGCCATCTGTGATGATGTGGCCCAGACACGTGGAGTATTTAGCTACCCCAGCGGATATCCATTCCTCTTCTGGGAGCAGTACATTGGCCTGCGCCACTGGCTTCTGCAAGCCATCAGCATTGTGCTGGCCTGCACATTTCTGGTGTGCACCCTGCTGCTACTCAATCCTTGGACTGCCAGTATCATTGTAAGTATATTCATTTATGGCTATTTGGGAAAAACGGAGATGTTGAATTGCCATATTCAAACATTATCTGCTGTAGCATATATATGTATGGTTGTCAAATTGGCTTTGCAAAATCAGTGTCATTTCTAGCCCTTGTAAGTCGAGGGTCAAGGTTAAAAACAGGTTTAGGTTAAATTGTGTGAAGCTTCCTGAGATTAGAGGACTTCTACTATTTCCATAATTCCTCTTTTGTGCCCTACTGCTCTTCCCCTTCAACCTCTGTTTTATTCTCATCTATACAATACTCTAAAACGTTTTACTTTTTATCCCAAAATATTATTCTAAACAATTACAATTCTTCACATACTCAATTTTTCCAATAATTCTGAAAATATGTTGATGTAGTTTGCATAATTTCTTTTggttgcaaaataaataattatttaggtTGTTCATATtgtacacacacatactgtacatGTAAGCAGACTTTTATGCCAGGTACCATATAAAATTTGGATCAGCTTGTATCTTTGCAACAAAAAGTAAATCTATTGCTATCATCATTTTTCTCTCTATGGTTCTGAAAGGTTTAAGTTAACATATAGTTTATTTACAACTGATGTGTTATGTGCTGATCCACTTTAATAGAAATTTGCACACTGCATTTTTCTCCTCAACCATTATTATAGATGAATGTCTATCTGCAGCCTTGCACTAGTGTTCTTGCTTTGTCTTGCTTAAGAAgtaattgttattttttaaaaaatattgcattGTATCATATTAACAATTCAGCAGATAATCTGTTTATGGAAGATTAATGGCTGACAGTGAATTTTAAGTACTCATTATCTAGCATGTTAGATACAttgattagatttttatcttgcctttattattttataagtaccgtaactcaaggcagcaatatACATAATATTCTTTccgcctcttattttccccagaacAGCAACTCTATGAGGTTATTCCTCATAAAATTCCTCACATTATTCTTATGCTTCTTACTCTATTTTCACAATAGTTACATTTTGGGCTTTAATATTTATGGTTTATTAATATCCATAATTATACTGAACACATATTGGTAATCTATTATATAAAGGATACTAAAGACATAATAGCTAAACAACACAAGGGTGAacacatttaattttcttttttttagactaCAGATAGCTGCTATAGACAattccttctatattcagaatatGTGTTTAAACCTTTAGCAGCTCTAAATTTTCTGCAAGAAACATTATTCATGCATCATAGATTGTGGTTTGTGTTCATAAGCATTCTGTTTTCCCATTGGGTTTGCTTATTTTAAATGTTGTACTCATGGTGATTTCTCTCATATTTAGGTATTTGTTTTGGCAATGATGACAGTTGAGCTTTTTGGCATCATGGGCTTGATGGGCATCAAACTGAGTGCAATCCCTGTTGTCATCCTAATTGCTTCTGTAGGCATTGGCGTGGAATTTACTGTACATGTAGCTCTGGTAAGTAAGACGCCCCTtaagaacatttgtgttgctataAGACTTAATGGCTTGTGATGACGTAACATACTTAACTATGCTAGTGGCTCATTTGCACAACATGGTAAGCTTGATTAGCTTTACACTTAGTACACTTTTAAGCTGGTTGCAGCTAGTGTTCTGGCCAAAGCTAACCTGTTAGTTAGGTTCTACATTAACTGGGTAACCAAGCTAAAGTATTTTAGTATCATTAACTTTGCGGatacatgcttttttaaaaagaacaaattatttATCCAGACTGAAAAGAATAGGACCAAAGAACTAGCATCATAGTTTAGAATGGATTTGTACTCTCTTTAAAATTAATATGGATGGTTAGCATAAAAAGTAATCTACTCTAATTTATAATGCATGATTTTCTAGTTGGCTGTCTTTCTGGATTATTAGAAGGTACTTTCCTTTTGAAAGAACTAGAGCGAGAACTATCATTTCCAGGTGAGGCTTTCTGCCCTCCCATCTATGGTACCCGACTCTATGCACAAGAACTGATCCAGTAATTCAGCCTATTAGATCCCCTCAGCATCTATGTAGTTAGTAGTCTCTAAGAGTGGCTGCAAAGTATCCTTTTTAGGTATGTTTCTGACTGTTAATCTATTTTCAGGGGTTTCTCACCGCCATTGGCAGCCGGAACCTGCGCTCCACTGTGGCTTTAGAGCACATGTTTGCCCCTGTAATGGATGGTGCCGTTTCCACTCTGCTTGGTGTTCTTATGTTGGCAGGCTCAGAATTTGATTTCATTCTGAGGTAcaattctttcttttccatttattaaATACGTATA comes from the Ahaetulla prasina isolate Xishuangbanna chromosome 3, ASM2864084v1, whole genome shotgun sequence genome and includes:
- the PTCH2 gene encoding protein patched homolog 2, with amino-acid sequence MASGQPVPGSGGFFGELPPSYAAAANSDLLRRPSYCHAAFALKQISKGKAVGQKAPLWLRAQFQALLFTLGCWIQRHCGKVLFVGLLVFGALAVGLRVASIETDIEQLWVEEGSRVSQELRYTREKLGEESLYTSQMLIQTPKQEGENILTPDALEMHLEAALAASKVQVLLFGKSWDLNKICYKSGVPIIENGMIARMIEKLFPCVVVTPLDCFWDGAKLQGGSAYLPGRRDIQWTNLDPIQLMEELGQFASLEGFKEMLDKAEVGQAYMERPCLDPFDPECPPSAPNSQSQKKPHIPSELTGGCHGFSRKYMHWQEELILGGTVKDPQGKLQKAEALQSMFLLMSPRQLYEHYRDDYEIHDISWSEEKAAAVLEAWQREFVEVAQESLPSNYSQTIHAFSTTTLSDIMKSFSDVSAIRVAGGYLLMLAYACVTLLRWDCSKSQGAVGLAGVLLVALSVAAGLGLCSLLGISFNAATTQVLPFLALGIGVDDMFLLAHAFTETSQHVPVKERTGECLRRSGTSVALTSVNNMIAFFMAALVPIPALRAFSLQAAVVVVFNFAMVLFIFPAILSLDLHRRENKRLDILCCFYSLCSARVIQIQPQEYADVNDNHTAPTYPHGHPALATSTHITTTVQAFTQCDSSGRHVVTILPPTQHVFTTPSTLLPANPLGSQIFTPASSTRDLLAQLDESKGAQECVPLPICRWNLSSFARDRYAPILLQSQTKGIVVALFLALLGLSLYGTTKVHDGLYLTDIVPRSTKEHAFISAQFKYFSFYNMFVVTNGGFDYPSSQEALYSLHQAFAAIQYVVREENRQLPKMWLHYFRDWLQDLQAAFDQDWEAGHITRENYRNGSEDGVLAYKLLIQTGNKKEPFNLNQLTTRRLVDENGIIPPDIFYICLTVWVSNDPLGFAASQANFYPPPPEWIHDKYDATGENLRIPAAQPLEFAQFPFYLNGLQHTSDFVAAIQSVRAICDDVAQTRGVFSYPSGYPFLFWEQYIGLRHWLLQAISIVLACTFLVCTLLLLNPWTASIIVFVLAMMTVELFGIMGLMGIKLSAIPVVILIASVGIGVEFTVHVALGFLTAIGSRNLRSTVALEHMFAPVMDGAVSTLLGVLMLAGSEFDFILRYFFAVLTILTILGLLNGLVLLPVLLSIIGPPAEVTPADNGSRLPTPSPVPPPINHHSFYIRQHGNAFGDSSDSEYYSETVSASETGEDDRSTYIISPAQSQILVKASKSPNFPQITVVKSYKTSLESPLSLCSPEWTQSRIPGGHLPTAVTEIKSCLQQQEQPNHRLGSQLAQSTPNPLQTNSITHSTKIPPSGPGGTFTTVTATASVMLALHPPLPGSCRGYTHEGFESDDNSEKPGPKPSDSLELQDLKQNH